The following are from one region of the Moritella sp. 24 genome:
- a CDS encoding heme A synthase, with protein sequence MSKLLNLTILLAFLVIALGAYTRLTDAGLGCPDWPGCYGFNSVPVSQDDIRSAKQAYPDNPLHIEKAWNEMIHRYIAGLLGIFIFIILIVSGKQKKQLRLAALLAVLVLFQAALGMWTVTMNLQPIIVMGHLLGGFSILSLLVLFRLRLSDPTLPTQSKPSMYGNNTNVILPIDRQRLAKLHFYSCIALPILIIQIALGGWTSSNYAAIVCTELPICNGDWFSRFSLSDVFSLSPAAETYQYGVRDTIARMNIHVTHRIWAGVTLVYLLLIACLLLKYQPERKIRLTVKALIIILCLQVSLGIANVFFQLPLGIAVAHNLVAAILLLTLITLLSLNKQQLQEVL encoded by the coding sequence ATGTCAAAACTACTTAACCTGACGATATTACTCGCCTTTCTGGTCATTGCGCTTGGAGCTTATACGCGCTTAACAGACGCGGGGCTTGGCTGTCCTGATTGGCCTGGCTGCTATGGCTTTAATTCCGTTCCCGTAAGTCAAGATGACATACGGTCTGCCAAACAAGCTTATCCCGATAATCCATTACATATAGAAAAAGCATGGAATGAAATGATCCATCGTTATATCGCCGGATTACTTGGTATCTTCATATTCATTATTTTAATCGTTAGTGGTAAACAAAAAAAACAATTACGGCTGGCGGCATTGCTTGCTGTTCTCGTGCTATTTCAAGCAGCACTGGGTATGTGGACAGTCACAATGAATTTGCAGCCCATTATCGTGATGGGACATTTGCTAGGTGGATTTAGTATTCTCAGCTTATTAGTATTATTCCGCTTGCGCCTATCAGACCCAACGTTACCAACGCAATCTAAGCCATCAATGTACGGAAACAATACCAACGTTATATTACCCATAGATAGGCAGCGATTAGCAAAGCTACACTTTTATTCTTGTATCGCGTTACCGATATTAATCATTCAAATCGCTCTCGGTGGTTGGACGAGTTCTAACTATGCCGCCATTGTCTGCACCGAACTACCTATCTGTAACGGTGACTGGTTTAGTCGTTTTAGTCTGAGTGATGTCTTTAGCCTCAGTCCAGCGGCAGAAACTTACCAATACGGAGTGAGAGATACGATAGCCAGAATGAATATTCATGTCACTCACCGCATCTGGGCTGGCGTAACTTTAGTTTATTTACTCTTGATTGCCTGCTTATTACTAAAATACCAGCCAGAAAGAAAGATTCGCCTTACCGTCAAAGCACTCATCATTATTTTGTGCCTGCAAGTGAGCTTAGGTATCGCTAACGTCTTTTTTCAACTCCCCCTTGGCATTGCGGTAGCACATAACTTGGTCGCGGCAATTCTATTACTAACCTTAATCACTTTACTCAGCCTAAACAAACAGCAACTGCAAGAGGTGTTATGA
- a CDS encoding L-serine ammonia-lyase → MISVFDIYKIGIGPSSSHTVGPMKAAKQFIDDLRATGKIREVTQITVDVHGSLSLTGKGHHTDIAIIMGLAGNLPETVDIDAIPEFISRVEQTRRLPIGLHCHTVDFPATAMNFIDAPLALHENGLKIHAYIDGEVSFTKTYYSTGGGFIVDEENFGLTQGETADVKFPFNSAEKLVEHCQENALSISALMAENEKSFRTEQETHHQFSNIWTAMAEAIERGCKTEGLLAGPLRVPRRAAALKRQLEASDGFNTDPMTIIDWVNMFALAVSEENAAGGRVVTAPTNGAAGIIPAVLAYYDKFIRPLTRDEYTKFYLASGAIGILYKTNASISGAEVGCQGEVGVSCSMAAAGLAELMGASAAQVCEAAEIGMEHNLGLTCDPVGGQVQVPCIERNAIAAVKAINASRMAMRRTSEPCVSLDKVIETMYETGKDMNAKYRETSQGGLAIKVLNVGDIKKAHTCT, encoded by the coding sequence ATGATCAGTGTATTCGATATCTACAAAATTGGTATTGGTCCATCAAGTTCTCATACTGTTGGTCCAATGAAAGCTGCCAAACAATTTATCGACGACCTACGAGCGACAGGGAAGATCCGCGAAGTCACTCAAATCACAGTGGATGTGCATGGTTCATTATCGTTGACTGGTAAAGGTCACCACACTGATATTGCTATCATTATGGGTTTAGCAGGTAACTTACCTGAAACCGTTGATATTGATGCAATTCCAGAGTTCATTAGCCGTGTTGAACAAACACGTCGTTTACCGATCGGTCTACACTGTCATACTGTTGATTTTCCCGCTACAGCTATGAACTTTATTGATGCTCCACTTGCACTACACGAAAACGGTTTGAAAATTCACGCATACATCGATGGTGAAGTTTCATTCACAAAAACATACTACTCTACGGGTGGTGGTTTCATCGTTGACGAAGAAAACTTCGGTTTAACACAAGGTGAAACAGCAGACGTTAAATTCCCATTTAACAGTGCTGAAAAATTAGTTGAACACTGCCAAGAAAATGCATTATCTATCAGTGCACTTATGGCTGAGAATGAAAAATCATTCCGCACAGAACAAGAAACACATCACCAGTTCTCAAACATTTGGACTGCAATGGCTGAAGCAATTGAACGCGGTTGTAAAACTGAAGGTTTACTTGCTGGTCCATTACGTGTACCACGTCGTGCTGCTGCGCTTAAACGCCAGTTAGAAGCGAGTGATGGCTTTAACACTGATCCAATGACAATCATTGATTGGGTTAACATGTTTGCACTTGCAGTAAGTGAAGAAAATGCAGCCGGTGGTCGTGTTGTAACGGCACCAACAAACGGCGCAGCAGGTATCATTCCTGCAGTATTAGCTTACTACGATAAATTCATCCGTCCGTTAACACGTGATGAATACACTAAATTCTACCTAGCATCAGGTGCTATCGGTATTCTTTACAAAACAAACGCATCTATCTCTGGCGCAGAAGTTGGTTGCCAAGGTGAAGTTGGCGTATCTTGCTCAATGGCAGCTGCAGGTCTTGCAGAGCTAATGGGTGCAAGTGCAGCTCAAGTTTGTGAAGCAGCTGAAATCGGTATGGAGCATAACTTAGGCTTAACTTGTGACCCTGTTGGTGGCCAAGTTCAAGTACCTTGTATCGAACGTAACGCAATTGCAGCAGTAAAAGCAATTAACGCTTCACGTATGGCTATGCGCCGTACAAGTGAACCTTGCGTATCGCTAGATAAAGTTATCGAAACTATGTACGAAACAGGTAAAGACATGAATGCTAAATACCGTGAAACATCACAAGGTGGTTTAGCAATTAAAGTATTAAATGTTGGCGATATCAAAAAAGCACACACTTGTACTTAA
- a CDS encoding sensor histidine kinase KdpD yields the protein MPVNDIMTSLDDNTKPHKDTVDYALILTSAVHDMKNSLCLLLQSIESMSADINISQDDSKHAAKLADLHYEVLRLNSGLIQVLSLYRDEKDQLPLNIAECFIADYFNEFCIKNQMYSESHHINIDIDINEDLAWHCDHNLISYLLSDVFINALRYSEGQILVTANIINKQLVIEIADNGHGYPDSMLQAQHSSMSELSSKQGRTGLGLYFARLIASAHKIKGKTGQISLANGGTLGGGIFTLTLP from the coding sequence ATGCCAGTTAACGATATCATGACATCACTAGACGATAACACTAAACCACACAAAGACACAGTTGATTATGCGTTGATTCTGACATCTGCAGTTCATGATATGAAAAATTCATTGTGCCTGTTATTGCAATCAATTGAATCAATGTCTGCTGATATCAATATTTCACAAGATGACAGTAAACATGCAGCCAAGCTCGCTGATTTACATTATGAAGTATTGCGACTTAACAGTGGTTTAATTCAGGTACTCTCCCTCTATCGAGACGAGAAAGATCAATTACCCTTAAATATTGCAGAATGTTTTATTGCTGATTACTTCAATGAATTTTGTATTAAAAACCAGATGTACAGTGAAAGTCATCACATTAATATTGATATCGATATCAATGAAGACCTTGCTTGGCATTGTGATCACAACCTCATTAGCTATCTTTTATCGGATGTGTTCATTAACGCATTACGCTATAGCGAGGGACAAATTCTTGTCACAGCTAACATAATAAACAAGCAACTTGTCATTGAAATTGCAGACAATGGGCATGGCTACCCTGATAGCATGTTACAAGCTCAGCACAGTTCAATGAGTGAGTTAAGCAGTAAACAAGGACGTACAGGCTTAGGTTTATATTTTGCTCGATTAATCGCAAGCGCACACAAAATAAAAGGCAAAACAGGACAGATATCATTAGCCAATGGCGGTACACTTGGCGGTGGTATCTTCACGTTAACACTACCTTAA
- the cysB gene encoding HTH-type transcriptional regulator CysB: MKLQQFRYIVEVLNHNLNVSATAESLYTSQPGISKQVRMLEDELGVQIFERSGKHLTKVTPAGKDIIRIAADILGKVESIKAVASQHTHPSKGTLNISTTHTQARYALPKVIKGFIERYPDVSLNMHQGTPAQISDSVSKGTADFAIATEALHLYSDLVMLPCYHWNRSIIVKPGHPLTKVGKITVEDIAKYSLVTYVFGFTGRSELDCAFDEAGLEPKIVFTATDADVIKTYVKLGIGVGVLATMAFDDETDDDLVRIDASHLFTSSTTKIGFRKGTFLRTYMYDFMERFAPHLTRDVVDKAIMLKTAEEIDDMFKEISLPTR, encoded by the coding sequence ATGAAGTTACAGCAATTTAGATACATAGTCGAAGTCCTCAATCATAATTTGAATGTGTCTGCGACAGCAGAAAGTCTTTATACTTCGCAACCAGGCATTAGTAAACAAGTTCGTATGTTAGAAGATGAGCTGGGTGTGCAGATCTTTGAGCGTAGTGGTAAACACCTTACAAAGGTAACCCCTGCTGGTAAAGATATAATTCGTATTGCAGCTGATATTCTAGGCAAAGTTGAAAGTATTAAAGCCGTTGCGAGTCAACATACACACCCTTCTAAGGGAACGCTAAATATTTCGACAACGCATACTCAAGCACGTTATGCACTGCCAAAAGTGATTAAAGGTTTTATTGAGCGTTACCCTGATGTGTCATTAAATATGCATCAAGGTACACCTGCACAAATTAGTGATTCGGTATCTAAAGGTACTGCGGACTTTGCCATTGCTACTGAAGCGCTGCATTTATACAGTGATTTAGTGATGCTACCTTGTTACCACTGGAACCGTTCTATTATCGTTAAACCGGGTCACCCATTAACGAAAGTGGGCAAAATCACGGTTGAAGACATTGCTAAATACTCATTGGTTACGTATGTGTTTGGTTTTACGGGCCGTTCAGAGTTAGATTGTGCATTTGATGAAGCCGGCTTAGAGCCTAAAATTGTGTTTACCGCAACAGATGCCGATGTGATTAAAACGTACGTGAAACTAGGTATTGGTGTGGGTGTATTAGCAACAATGGCATTTGACGATGAAACTGATGATGATTTAGTGCGTATTGATGCAAGTCATTTATTTACGTCGAGCACGACTAAAATTGGTTTCCGTAAAGGTACTTTCTTACGTACTTATATGTATGACTTTATGGAGCGATTTGCACCGCATTTAACTCGAGATGTTGTAGACAAAGCAATTATGCTGAAAACAGCAGAAGAGATTGATGATATGTTTAAAGAGATCTCGTTACCAACAAGGTAA
- a CDS encoding CinA family nicotinamide mononucleotide deamidase-related protein, producing the protein MRIEFISTGDEVLSGQIIDTNAAWISQYFFQQGREFTRRHTVADDLDSLIDIITETSHRADVVIMNGGLGPTSDDLSAEAAAKAMGVPLARSQAWYDHLVAKYAKSNRVLSMSNEKQAWLPQGADVVDNPVGTACGFSFKFNRARFYFTPGVPSEFKHMVTEQILPDIQQRFTPVAVPTLIKMKTFGISESVLNERLAELSLPQSITLGFRVDFPTVEIKLLSTVKADLDNARELIYAELDECILFEGDGSFAQYLQQLMLEKGNTLSLAESCTGGLIASELIAVAGSSGYLDSSHVTYSNESKCRLVNVKEATLIKHGAVSMEVAAEMAQGAMVNAGVDFGISVSGIAGPGGGSEEKPVGTVAFALASKTHTYSQLLFIPRWSRQGIRTVALYVALDMLRRELLGLDLSAAFGSIERRQSENRVNG; encoded by the coding sequence ATGCGGATTGAATTTATTAGTACTGGTGATGAAGTACTATCAGGACAAATTATTGATACCAATGCTGCGTGGATATCACAATACTTCTTTCAGCAGGGAAGAGAGTTTACTCGTCGGCATACAGTAGCTGATGACCTTGACTCCTTGATTGATATTATTACAGAAACAAGTCACCGCGCAGATGTTGTTATTATGAATGGTGGGCTAGGGCCTACATCTGATGACTTAAGTGCTGAAGCTGCAGCAAAAGCAATGGGGGTTCCATTAGCGCGTTCACAAGCATGGTATGATCATTTAGTCGCGAAATATGCTAAATCAAATCGTGTATTATCGATGAGTAATGAAAAACAAGCATGGTTACCACAAGGCGCAGACGTGGTTGATAATCCGGTTGGTACAGCCTGCGGTTTCAGTTTTAAATTTAATCGAGCTCGATTTTATTTTACCCCCGGTGTACCTAGTGAATTCAAGCACATGGTCACTGAACAGATACTGCCAGATATTCAACAACGCTTTACTCCAGTGGCTGTTCCCACACTCATAAAAATGAAAACGTTTGGTATTTCAGAGTCGGTATTAAATGAACGCCTTGCGGAACTATCTTTGCCTCAATCAATCACCTTAGGGTTTAGAGTCGATTTTCCGACGGTTGAAATTAAATTGTTATCAACTGTTAAAGCTGATTTAGATAATGCACGTGAGCTAATTTATGCTGAGCTAGATGAGTGTATCTTATTCGAAGGTGATGGTAGTTTTGCTCAATATTTACAACAACTAATGTTAGAAAAAGGGAATACGTTATCACTTGCTGAATCTTGTACCGGAGGCTTAATTGCCAGTGAACTGATCGCCGTTGCAGGGAGTTCTGGTTACCTTGATTCTAGCCATGTTACCTACAGTAATGAATCTAAGTGCCGTTTGGTTAATGTGAAAGAAGCGACACTGATTAAGCATGGTGCTGTATCAATGGAAGTCGCTGCTGAAATGGCACAAGGCGCAATGGTAAATGCGGGAGTGGATTTTGGTATTTCAGTATCAGGTATTGCAGGCCCTGGTGGTGGTAGTGAAGAAAAACCCGTTGGTACTGTTGCATTTGCATTAGCGAGTAAAACGCATACTTATAGCCAGCTGCTATTCATTCCTCGTTGGAGCCGACAAGGGATCAGAACCGTTGCCTTATATGTTGCTTTAGATATGCTGAGACGAGAGTTATTAGGGTTAGATTTATCGGCAGCGTTTGGATCTATAGAGCGTCGCCAGAGTGAAAATAGGGTGAATGGTTAG
- a CDS encoding Bcr/CflA family multidrug efflux MFS transporter, translated as MMKTYFLIPFLALLSALTPLAVDMYLPAMPNIAGDFNVSIEIIQTTLSTYLLGFAIGQLFYGPLADSYGRKPVLICGLITYLIASLGIVYAGSIEQFKWLRLLQAIGGGAASVVVSSLLRDLFSGSLFSKMMSYVVLSMTLAPLVAPLIGAQLLVWFSWHSIFVALVVLTSLCLVVSYLGIKETLPKERRVTFNLPQVFSNYWLILKNRKVLGLMLCGAFNVSGMFAFLTASPFVYINYFGIDAQNYGYLFACNILGMMVVTWINAKIVMRFGYQQILRAGVIISAVISVLFWLMNFNLTFGLVGLVISTVAYISLISLIGSNVMTGVLAEFPHISGTASALSATIRFGFGAISGLVISVFHDGTPLPMIAVISSCGILSFLSYFILTDRANKDS; from the coding sequence ATGATGAAAACATATTTTTTAATCCCTTTTCTCGCATTATTATCAGCATTGACGCCTCTTGCGGTCGATATGTATTTACCGGCAATGCCCAATATTGCCGGTGATTTTAATGTTTCTATTGAAATCATTCAAACCACACTCAGTACTTATCTATTAGGCTTTGCGATAGGGCAATTATTCTATGGTCCGCTAGCGGATAGCTATGGCCGAAAGCCTGTGCTTATCTGTGGCCTTATCACCTATTTAATCGCGAGTTTAGGTATTGTTTATGCGGGTTCGATTGAACAATTTAAGTGGCTACGTCTATTGCAGGCTATTGGTGGTGGTGCTGCATCCGTGGTTGTTAGCTCATTACTTCGTGATTTATTCTCGGGTTCGTTATTTTCTAAAATGATGTCTTACGTCGTTTTATCGATGACATTAGCCCCACTTGTTGCGCCGTTAATTGGTGCGCAATTATTAGTATGGTTTAGTTGGCACAGTATTTTTGTCGCACTTGTTGTCCTTACTAGCCTATGTTTGGTGGTGAGCTACCTTGGTATTAAAGAAACATTACCCAAAGAGCGTCGTGTTACGTTTAACTTACCTCAGGTATTTAGTAATTATTGGTTGATATTAAAAAACCGAAAAGTGCTAGGGCTTATGCTTTGCGGAGCGTTTAATGTGTCCGGCATGTTTGCTTTTTTAACCGCGTCTCCGTTTGTTTATATCAATTACTTTGGTATTGATGCTCAAAATTATGGTTACCTTTTTGCCTGTAATATTTTAGGTATGATGGTTGTTACATGGATTAACGCTAAGATTGTGATGCGGTTTGGTTATCAACAAATCTTACGTGCGGGTGTTATTATCAGCGCGGTTATTTCTGTTTTATTCTGGCTAATGAATTTTAATTTAACCTTTGGATTAGTCGGGCTCGTTATTTCTACCGTCGCTTACATTAGTCTAATTAGTTTAATTGGTTCAAATGTGATGACGGGAGTTCTTGCTGAGTTTCCACACATATCAGGTACTGCATCGGCATTATCTGCCACCATTCGATTTGGTTTTGGTGCTATCTCAGGTCTTGTGATCAGCGTATTTCATGATGGAACACCTCTGCCTATGATTGCTGTTATTAGCAGTTGTGGGATTTTATCGTTTTTAAGCTATTTTATACTAACGGATAGAGCAAATAAGGACAGCTAA
- a CDS encoding DNA repair protein: MKFTLMIIAIAILLFLVIGYNIILQYKRKAETEKRQVIIKHRQVIEEAEELLLNSTSLPYSKVLTLVLHSRMHDSLAATLQMDPSLPQVRQRLVNVKAQMAQLKDAPAQSEEKMFRSPNSDREAIILLQQIKKVRAVLRAEHAKSKLNTQTFVIEDRKLELMQLNVNIDNLLKRAYEARATRQFGSCKQLLRKGIDTLNNINDKNDSLINKQQTLTSLLHDVNEQLTQASSDDLKDRQEKEDEKNELDLLFQPKQKW; encoded by the coding sequence ATGAAGTTTACACTTATGATCATCGCGATTGCTATTCTATTGTTTTTGGTGATCGGGTATAACATCATCTTACAATACAAGCGTAAAGCTGAAACAGAAAAGCGTCAGGTAATCATAAAGCACAGACAAGTCATTGAAGAAGCAGAAGAATTACTGCTTAACTCAACATCATTACCTTATAGTAAAGTACTTACTCTTGTTCTGCATAGCCGTATGCATGATTCGCTTGCTGCAACACTACAGATGGATCCAAGCCTACCGCAAGTACGCCAACGCTTAGTCAACGTAAAAGCCCAAATGGCACAGCTAAAAGATGCTCCAGCACAAAGCGAAGAAAAAATGTTTCGTTCGCCAAATTCAGACCGTGAAGCGATCATATTACTGCAGCAAATCAAAAAAGTCAGAGCTGTATTACGTGCTGAACATGCCAAAAGTAAGTTAAATACCCAAACGTTTGTTATTGAAGATAGAAAACTAGAGCTTATGCAGCTTAATGTAAATATCGATAATTTATTGAAACGCGCTTATGAAGCACGTGCAACTCGCCAGTTTGGTTCTTGTAAGCAGTTGCTACGTAAAGGGATTGATACCTTAAACAATATCAATGATAAAAATGATTCGCTTATTAATAAACAGCAGACACTGACATCTTTACTTCATGACGTGAATGAACAATTAACTCAAGCTTCATCGGATGATTTAAAAGATCGTCAAGAAAAAGAAGACGAGAAGAATGAACTAGACCTGTTATTCCAACCTAAACAGAAATGGTAG
- the cyoE gene encoding heme o synthase — protein MNTQSIILTLTPNWRAYYQLTKPKVVALLLLTALVGMVLALPSLPPLSLLVPGLVGIGLLSAAAAAYNHILDQRIDAIMTRTHQRPLVQQTISTPKALFFATSMAVIGMATLFIWVNALTAWLTFASLIGYAVIYTMYLKRATPQNIAIGGLAGATPPLLGWTAMTGEITGQALLLVMIIFIWTPPHFWALAIHKEKEYAKANIPMLPVTHGAEYTKTLILLYTLLLLPVTWLPWLTQLSGSLYLAGSTFLGASFIYYAYRLKFKPTRKMAFQTFKFSIIHLMTLFLLLLVDHWIINY, from the coding sequence ATGAATACACAATCAATCATATTAACGCTTACACCAAACTGGCGTGCTTACTATCAACTAACAAAGCCCAAGGTTGTCGCTTTATTATTATTAACGGCATTAGTTGGGATGGTACTTGCGCTACCTAGCCTGCCTCCACTCAGCTTATTAGTGCCAGGCTTGGTTGGTATTGGGTTACTATCAGCGGCTGCAGCGGCGTACAACCATATTCTTGATCAACGTATTGATGCGATCATGACACGAACGCATCAACGTCCATTGGTACAACAAACAATTAGCACGCCTAAAGCCTTATTCTTTGCAACAAGTATGGCCGTAATAGGCATGGCAACACTGTTCATTTGGGTCAATGCATTAACAGCATGGTTAACCTTCGCCAGCCTAATTGGTTACGCTGTCATTTACACTATGTATTTAAAACGAGCGACACCACAAAACATCGCTATCGGCGGACTTGCAGGTGCAACACCACCACTACTTGGGTGGACGGCTATGACAGGTGAAATAACTGGGCAGGCATTACTCCTAGTCATGATCATTTTCATTTGGACTCCCCCGCATTTTTGGGCGCTCGCGATCCATAAAGAAAAAGAATACGCTAAAGCAAATATCCCAATGCTGCCAGTCACTCATGGCGCTGAATACACAAAAACGTTGATCTTATTGTATACACTATTATTACTGCCCGTTACTTGGCTACCTTGGTTGACCCAACTTAGCGGTTCACTCTATTTAGCCGGTTCTACTTTCTTAGGTGCTAGCTTTATTTATTATGCTTATCGCTTAAAATTCAAGCCCACACGTAAAATGGCATTTCAAACATTTAAATTTTCAATCATACATTTAATGACGTTATTTTTATTATTATTAGTCGATCACTGGATTATCAATTATTAA
- a CDS encoding wax ester/triacylglycerol synthase family O-acyltransferase → MKALTLPDMGFLYCETVSRPNHVAAMQVFDIPSDYQGDYSEDLYHQLMQFTQIESPFNYKLHTAFSGMMYWQEDENVDLEYHVRRARLPVPGTREQLIEYIEHAHSNLMDRSRPLWEMHLISGLANNQFAIYLKMHHAFTDGAKANKIILSYLSPQADGQLQAFWSQTEFKCKKEDSNVKLSLVNKLKQNSAILTKQVRAIPSILGLGSKLILQGVNVYKANIPTPFTAPKTPFSVSPKRARRAATSILPLSRVKNIGKIAGTTVNDVVVCICDIALHRYLSDLNYELKQPLTAQIPVSLRDPNDTTSNNRIAITMVELAHSEAAPLTRLMAIKDACDKLKQEARLLSDEALTSYTLASQGLAVVSELLKLDDVLPPVGNVLISNVPGPRKPVYMMGAKMLECYPLSALPPGMSLNITLYSYMNNLNVGLIACRTNLPNLTKISNYIEDAFTELEQVVMSSAIDIVSEQIKRLSHDETLSHNMNELISAINDNACSTIKLDSVKEETVEVKAKKKKITKNQVKKAVKQTEESLG, encoded by the coding sequence ATGAAAGCGCTCACTCTACCTGATATGGGTTTCCTTTATTGCGAAACTGTATCACGACCAAACCATGTCGCTGCAATGCAAGTTTTTGATATTCCCAGCGACTATCAAGGTGACTACAGTGAAGATCTGTATCATCAACTTATGCAATTTACACAAATCGAATCACCGTTTAACTACAAACTGCACACCGCATTCTCTGGTATGATGTACTGGCAAGAAGACGAAAACGTAGACCTCGAATACCACGTACGCAGAGCAAGATTACCAGTCCCTGGCACACGAGAGCAGTTGATTGAATACATAGAGCATGCACACTCTAACTTGATGGATCGTAGCCGCCCACTATGGGAAATGCATTTAATTTCAGGCCTTGCCAACAATCAGTTCGCTATTTACTTAAAAATGCACCACGCATTTACTGATGGTGCAAAAGCAAATAAAATTATCCTGAGTTATTTATCACCGCAAGCCGATGGACAGTTACAAGCATTTTGGAGTCAAACTGAGTTTAAATGCAAAAAAGAAGACAGTAACGTAAAGCTCAGTTTGGTGAATAAGTTAAAGCAAAACAGTGCGATATTAACCAAGCAAGTACGTGCTATACCATCAATTCTCGGACTTGGTTCTAAACTTATATTACAAGGGGTTAATGTTTATAAAGCAAATATCCCTACCCCTTTTACTGCGCCAAAAACACCATTTTCAGTCAGTCCTAAACGAGCACGCCGTGCTGCAACAAGCATACTCCCACTCTCGCGGGTTAAGAACATCGGTAAAATAGCGGGGACAACGGTCAATGATGTGGTGGTATGTATTTGCGATATTGCATTACACCGTTACCTTTCTGATCTTAACTATGAGCTTAAACAACCGCTCACTGCACAGATCCCAGTCAGTCTCCGTGATCCTAATGATACAACATCCAATAATCGTATTGCTATTACCATGGTTGAGCTAGCCCATAGTGAAGCAGCCCCACTGACACGACTAATGGCAATTAAAGATGCGTGCGACAAGTTAAAGCAAGAAGCAAGATTATTATCAGATGAAGCGCTGACAAGCTACACTCTCGCAAGCCAAGGTTTAGCGGTCGTGAGTGAATTACTGAAACTTGATGATGTATTACCACCCGTTGGTAACGTACTCATATCAAATGTGCCCGGACCACGTAAACCCGTTTATATGATGGGCGCAAAAATGTTGGAGTGCTATCCGTTATCAGCGTTACCACCGGGAATGTCACTTAATATAACGCTATACAGCTACATGAATAACCTAAATGTTGGCTTAATAGCATGCCGAACAAACCTACCTAACCTCACTAAAATATCGAATTACATCGAAGATGCATTCACAGAGCTAGAGCAAGTGGTCATGAGTAGTGCGATTGATATCGTCAGTGAACAAATTAAACGATTAAGTCATGATGAAACATTATCACATAATATGAATGAGCTTATTAGCGCGATTAATGACAATGCATGCTCGACAATTAAATTAGATTCAGTAAAAGAAGAGACCGTAGAAGTGAAAGCAAAAAAGAAAAAGATAACCAAAAATCAGGTCAAAAAAGCAGTGAAACAAACGGAAGAATCACTCGGCTAA